In the genome of Cotesia glomerata isolate CgM1 unplaced genomic scaffold, MPM_Cglom_v2.3 scaffold_149, whole genome shotgun sequence, one region contains:
- the LOC123273857 gene encoding probable serine/threonine-protein kinase kinX, which produces MEDINNPRLRSRRPKINLSSLEEKSDDSDESMDLTTTKRKRKVKVQNEAHAKKITSQDILRIYEEQRSKGDDSSGEVIPDCDGEDGDSTHDEDDTVEGTIEHEYENNNNDVDHTTEQEDNDHEYDPIIRNEEGTSEDNIFSNTQVSTDSEHEGRNAVDQELQIHAIGGMIDKRNEQNNKLLLEEERQQRLKELKQKQSRQEQLEQDNREQEPQDLEEQKY; this is translated from the exons ATGGAGGATATTAACAATCCACGATTGAGATCACGACGACCGAAGATAAATCTATCCTCACTAGAGGAAAAGTCTGACGACAGTGATGAATCAATGGACTTAACAACAACTAAAAGAAAACGAAAG GTAAAAGTACAAAATGAAGcacatgcaaaaaaaattacgagtCAAGATATATTACGAATATATGAAGAACAAAGAAGTAAGGGAGACGATAGCAGTGGTGAAGTAATTCCAGACTGCGATGGAGAAGATGGAGACAGTACTCATGACGAAGATGATACAGTTGAAGGTACCATTGAACATGAGTatgaaaacaacaataatgacGTAGATCATACAACCGAACAAGAAGATAATGATCATGAATATGATCCAATTATTCGAAATGAAGAAGGTACTTCGGAAGATAATATATTTTCGAATACACAAGTTTCTACTGATTCAGAACATGAAGGACGAAACGCAGTAGACCag gaattacAAATCCATGCCATTGGTGGAATGATCGATAAAAGAAACGAGCAGAATAATAAGTTACTATTAGAAGAAGAACGACAACAGCGACTAAAAGAactaaaacaaaaacaaagcCGACAAGAGCAACTGGAACAAGATAATCGTGAACAAGAACCTCAGGATCTAGAAGAGCAAAAATATTAG